TTCCCTCACGTTCTCTTACGACCACCACGATATGCTTTCACGTTCGATCACGTTCTGTCCACGATTTGAGCAATATTTCCACGCTTGCCgcacaatattatataaaaaggAGGTTGGGTAACCCTCTTATTCTCTCCAAAGACAACACAAAAGGCAAACCATGAATCCACGAGATGAAGAGGATGCTGAATGGGcaattttactttatttgtatatacatcCTATATGTAGTTTCTCGAAAGAAAACGATACAACAGCAGCATAACACAGaacaggacaggacaggatagcagagagagagagaagagagagagagagagagagagagagagagagagagagagagagagagagctaGAGAGCGATATAGGCGAGCAGCTAGATAGAGAgctctatctctctctctctctctctctcgaaGCTAGCTCTCTAGCTCGCTCTCTCATCTCTTCTCTCTCTCatcatctctctctctctctctcataatctctctctctctcaaagAAGACCAATATCGTGTTGGTTGAAAACCATGGACGAAGTAGGCAGAAGGCAACCCAGTTAGAACATTATTCACACTTCTTCAACAAGAAACCAGGTATGAAGTTTAGTCCTACGTGACTATAGGGGAATTTTGAAAGGAATCGGTTTTCTCCAAATTTACCAAGATCCCTTACTCTCTGTAAAGCTCTACTACGCTCTAATACGATTCCCACGTTCTATCACGCTGTCCCACGATTTGGCGTTAAATCGGGATAACCGTGGCAAAATGTTTGACAGTCAAAAATTGTACCACGATCCTTGCGATCATTGCGATTCCGCCAAATACCCACATGATCACGTCTACTCGACTCCACGACCCATAACGACCCCCCACGACCATCCACGGCCCTCCACGCTCATCACGATTCTCTGAAATCGTGGCCTAGTGTAAACGCAGCATTACGCTAACGGTTTCGTACCCTGGTGGCATTCTCGTGGTGTTAGAAGTGTTTTGGTTCATTTCATTCATCTGAGAATACCGACATTCCGTCATTTTAACTCAAAACCGACCAAAGGACGGGAAAATAATAACAGgctatatatttgtatggagATCCTTGAAAAAGGAGTAGACCAGGTGTTTAGAAGGTGAAGTTGACTTCATTGACGGCACCAGCCAGGCAAATCGAGGTCAAATCCTACACAAATTATTTTTACTGTTAAAAATTAAGTTACATGTACGTTTTATcatataatcaaaataaattgatttagGTCAAATCTTCCCTTTTTTACTTAAAACCGCATCACTAAATTCCAAACAGTGGgtaattatacagttatatgCATCTgtccacaggcgtctgcttctggtcaGTATTTATTTAAAGCGATATTAGCCCATTCTCCTGCTATATCGTCTACTCCTGgtcagtatttatagaaaaatattagtccctactcctaccatatcaacaaggtgtaacactttaGAATCCTTAAACATCAATGCATTTTACTCTTTTGTCGTGcgacaatgatttaaagatgagaaaatggGCCAAAAAGCGGTCGTGATAGccgacgatgcatcgactgtggaacggagGTAGGCTTTTTATTTTAGAGCGGTTTTGTAAGATTGGTTGacagctctgtaaacaatactaaacatAATTGTGAACCAATCAGACTGTCCGTTTTAAAACAGTTCTAGAATTTATAGCCTACTCCGTTCCACAGTCCATTCATCGTCCGATTTTCAAGTGTAACACCTTTTTGATATAGCCTTGTAGGTGTATGggctaatatatttttttttataaaaatactaaccagaaacaAGGACCTGTTGTCTGTCATTTATATTGGAAAAACGTAAGGTAGCATATTGGATTAACTTACTATAATAAAAaggagtttaaaaaaaaagttcaccGTACCGACGACCATGATAGACTTTATAGATACAACGATCAAAATGTTGATGCAGTTGGTTACGTCACAGCGCGCGACATTCAACGTTGTTGAAAAGGCCGTCATTGGCTAACAGTATCTTAAACGATAATTCACCGTTTGTTTGGTTAGTGTTGGGGGCGTGACATTTATATTGTAGATTTAGATGTCAATCTGTACGCTGTACACATAACCTCCAGGCAACACGTGTATAGCTTATTGTGCTTGTGGATTTATTCTTGCCATTTCAGACACACACTCGATGTTATTCTACAAGTTCGCCTACACACATGTCACAGAATTAAAATAGCTGGCAGGATTTTGATATGAAAACTTTCCGGAAATGTGTCTGGTATATTATTTATGTCGCTGTTGTAATAATGTGTTTGGAAATGACGATACAGCATTTAATCGGCGACATTGGTAGGGGTGAACGTCTGCTTGTCTACACAATGTACTGTTTGCCTCTATCATTGTTGATTATAGTCGTGCAGCGATTGAAATTTTCTTATTAACTATTTCTTGTGTCAATATACTGTCTCTTAAACCACTCATATTTCCCTTACATAGCAGTTATATTTGTATACGTAGCGATATCCATTCTGTTTTATGATTATAACATGGATGCTCTCCGGCTGACTATTTGAGTATTTGATGTTGACACCAAAATCCCATTGttttagctacatgtatataaaaaagattGTTGAATGGTGTACATTCAGACCCCTCATGAACCATTACTTTTGATGACCGTAACGGGACAAATCGCATTGTAATAAGGTATGAGACAATAGTACACGCACTGAAAATAGAAGTATAAAAAAGACAAACGGTGTTATAATTATGTCAAAATCTACTGAACATGAATCTTACATAAACCAAAAGAGAAATTATCAAGATAATGAGATAAAGAAACCATGAAATATTTCCCTTCGGGACTGAAGAAAAGACACGATAAAATCAAAGGACAACACGCGATGACGTCGAATCGAtccatttattttgaaaataacaaaataatcaaacaaaatttaaatctCATATCAATTCAAATGTTTAGATAAGTATAAACATTCAAGCAACCATACAACTGAACAAATTGATGGTTTGTATGTCAGACGTACACattgtagaaaaaaatatatatacaagcgGTGTCTGTTATACCCCCGGGACTGTGACACGCCCCCGGCTCTTCATCACGTTATGTACGATTTGTACGGCACGTGGTAGGGACCGCCAGAATAGGAAGTCACGGTACTGTTGGGGTATATAGGGCCAGGAGCTAAACCTTACCGTCACATCAAGTTGACGCCCAACAGGTAAGTAGACTTGTTTTTGAGTGGCAGTAATTATAGGGAAAGTAAGATATTGTCATGAACAAATTTAACACTTCGGTGATTGTATTACATAAAAACGTTACGATTTTCTCTTTGATAATGTGTTTATTATAAGGTTGTTATTCACACCTGTCGTAATAAATGGTTTgtgtattacagtcaccatGAAGTCGTCATCTGCCGCCCTCATCGCTATATGCCTCTGTCTCGGCGTGTCAAGCGTATGGGGAACCGGATATAACAGCTACGATACTTATGGAAGCCTAGGAGGCGGATATTCCATGGGTTACGGGAAAGGATACAATGGTTATGGAGGCGGATACGGATACGGAAAGGGGTACGGAAAGGGATACGGAAAGGGATATACCTCCACCGAGACTGTTGTTAGACAACCGTACATGCAGGCCGTAGCCGCCCCACCACCACTGGACGATCAGAATGGCGTGTTTGGACTCGGAGTGTTCGAACTTCTCAGTAAGTAAATGTTTGCTTACATTGtcgaaaaaaatattatcttgGCCATTTAAGTCTGAATATATTTGCTGTGTTCAGATATACCGCGACCTTTTCCCTAGCACTACTGTCAAAGTCACACCCTATAGCTGAAATGTCAGTATGTCCCGTCTATCCACACACCACCAGGGCCCAGTCTGCTTGGTTTTAtgatatatagtaatataatatatagttacagtcggttatgttatatataaaaatataatatatcatatatagttGCAGTCTGATATGTTAtagataataatataatatataatgtctagTTGCAGTCTGCTTGGTTTTAtgatatatagtaatataatatataatatatagttacAGTCCGGtatgttataaataataatataatatatgatatatagttaCAGTCTGGTATGTTACCCATAATTTCGTGTCCTTTCTGTTATTAAAAGTTTACTTTCCTTTTATAGTACTCGGCCTGCCACTCCTCCTCCTCCTGAGGGAGTCCAACACCGGCTAAACTCCTGACGTTTACACTCATTGAAGCAACTCTGTGATGTAAGTATACCAGTGTATATAGGCGTTGCtctttatataaactatatatactatatattaataatatttcattaatgaatAACCACTTCAATTCTTTGAAAATCCTCACTGAAATCGGTAAATGATCGTTTATTCTATTTTCTTTAACATTTGGGAGCAAACTGGTAGTCTAGTGTACTGGAGTGTTAACTCTAGTACACTATAGTGTATAGGTAGTGGACTTCAGATTACACTataatacatttgtgtatacactgtagtacactggagttaacactgtagtacactagagttaacactgtagtacactagAGTTAACAATGTAGtacactagagttaacactgtagtacactggagttaacactgtagtacactggagttaacactgtagtacactggagttaacactgcagtacactggagttaacgCCGTAGTACACTAGTTTATATCGTAGCACACTGgggttaacactgtagtacaccgAAGTTAACACCGTAGTACACAACAGTTgatactggagttaacactgtagtacactggagttaacactgtagtacactggagctaacactgtagtacactagagttaacactgtagtacactggagttaatACTGtggtacactggagttaacactgtagtacgctagagttaacactgtagtacactagagttaacactgtagtacactggagttaacactgtagtacactggagctaacactgtagtacactagagttaacactgtagtacactggagttaatACTGTGGTACATTAGAGTTAATACTGTGGTACACTAGAGTTaatactgtagtacactggtGTTAACatcgtagtacactggagttaacactgtagtacactggtGTTAACatcgtagtacactggagttaacaatgtagtacactggagttaacactgtagtacactagagttaacactgtagtacgctagagttaacactgtagtacactggagttaacactgtagtacactagagttaacactgtagtacactggcGTTAACACCGTAGTAtactagagttaacactgtagtacactagagttaacactgtggtacactggagttaacactgtagtacactagagttaacactgtagtacgctagagttaacactgtagtacactggagttaacactgtagtacactagagttaacactgtagtacactggcGTTAACACCGTAGTAtactagagttaacactgtagtacactagagttaacactgtggtacactggagttaacactgtagtacattAGAGTTGATattggagttaacactgtagtacactggagttaacaccgTAGTACACCTGAGTTAACACTGCAGTACACTAGAGTTgatactggagttaacactgcagtacattttttcttttttcttattattGATGATAATAACGTTTATGATTccttattttttattgtttgggACTGATAATAGTACATATACGATTTCTATTTTTCTGATAATAGAATACGAACATGTTCATTACACTTTGGTTTCTCTTTTCTTTTCAGACATCGCGCAATATTGGCAGCTATCAGTTCGTCTGTGTGtaatttgtttgtatgtttttgaTTGTGTTGATTAAAAACGAGAACATAAATTAGTGGTGTTGTGGTGTTTACAAGGAATTGTCATTTCCTTATCATTACAATTTTCTTTATTAAAAAGGCTGATATAATTGGTAGGGTTTTACCAAACTTAATAATTTGAAGgtctttttgaaaaataatgtgTGAAGTCCTTCAATTTCACCTAAAGATATTTAAGCGATGTTATGTTTTCTAATAAGAAACGCTTTATTCCATGTTGATCGGATATACCAGCAAAACACGAAATCAAAGCCACCCAAAAATCTTCAACATTAACCGCTTACTTACAACCAGCAGGGTTTGCTTATGATAAGCCCTTTTTCAATTTCCCAAtcgttaattttccatttctttatAGCAACATCCCCGCTTCCCCTACCTGCGGTATTCAAATCCAACgcaacgaaacgaaacgaaatccaACGCCGAGAGAATGGGACACTTAGGCCTGTTGTACAGTCTAAAGATTTGTTCAGTGTTTcatttttcgtttcgtttgatatCGTATCGCttcgttttgctttcgtttcgcactttacaggtaccAATTCAAATTACCTAGTTAATCTGATATTTAATTACTTGTTtccattatcacgatttccggGGCAGATGTCGACTGCTGACGgagttatcaccaacacaagGTTTAGAGAGATGTAGATTGATGAAGACCAAAGTATTATCACATTTAGACATACTCTAGTTTACTTGTGCGACATGTTTGATGTTAGTTCCTTGTGTGACGGATTTGATGCTAGTTGACATGCCAAGTGGTTCCATTTTCACCTCCCTAGTTCCCATTTTGAGAATGTAAtttaacccggatttgacccaattgtatatggcgggtgtcaccgatttgacctagatgtgtatggcggatgtcgtcgatttgaccaaGATTTGTATGGTGTGTGTCgccgatttgacctagatttgtatggcggatgtcgccgatttgacctagatttgtatggcggttgtcgccgatttgacctagatttgtatggcggatgttgatgatttgacctagatttgtatggcggatgttgatgatttgacttagatttgtatggcggttgttgatgatttgacctagatttgtatggtggatTAAAAAGTAGACGCTTTCCCTTCGGAATACCTAGAATAGAGGCAACGCAATTTGGATACATACACAACATTTCACAATCAAAGCATTTCAAACATTTAGTAACGACGTATTTAAAGAAGAAACatgaaatgtttacaaatgATTATTTCACAAACAAATCATTTCAAACATTAAGCACGgcatatttaaagaaaaaatcattaGATAATTACGAGTGATTTACAAAATTGTAAGTACAAAATTGTATCTACAACTAGGCTTTGATAAACACGGATGTTTTCTATTAAAATGTCAATAACTTAACATAATTAAAATGCACGCAATACTGGTTATTagtttaaatacatttgttaCTAATTGTAGCTTTAATAACTTCCTACATGAATTGACATGTTTTCGGTGCCAACATGACATAAAGTACAAGATTTGCTCTGTTCATAATATAAGTTATAACAGACTTGATAAAGCATTAATGTTTCGCTTTTATTTCGATTTCGAGTTTGACAACATTTAAGGAACCAAACTTGTCCTTGCTGATTTGAATGCTTGTGTTATTGAAGTGTGTATGTGATTAATTGAGTTTGTTCTGAGATGAGGCTCATACTAGAAGACGCCGCCGGTATTATCTTTTGTCCCGTAAACCATTCAAAGCACAAGTTTGTCTAAAGTACCTAACCTAACAAAAGGAGTATTCCGTATCAAACAAGCTATCGTACTTCTTCTAGAAAGGAACtgtttttatcatattaagAACTAACTCCCCTGATTATGAACTATGCTACTCTCTTTCTTGTAGGAGGTTTCTTCAGTAGCTGTGATAATTATGTCTAACGCAGGACACAGCTTCGACATTTCTTTTTGCATACAAACACGTTATCTATTGCGTTTAGAAGTTCCGAAATATTGGAACCATGCAGATAACGAAAAAAGTTTTCGTGTATATTAAATAAAACGGTAATGACATAAATATGGGTTCATCTCTGACCTCAAACTGACGTCCAATGTCTCATATTACTAGTCATAGACACGTACCGTCATCAGATCCTACACATCTATTGATTAAATTATGTGTTTCAAACGTAAAAATCTTTAGTATGGTTTATGTACAACTTTTAGTTTGACAGAGTATAAACATTATCCATATGTAGATATGTTccttttaattaattaatggaTAAGTCCagctttttcatattttcttccTGTGTGCATTTTGGTGAATATAAGGGCTAGTATGAGGAATTGATCCGCACAcctacaataaataaataaataaataaattaataactaaaactgaaaaataaaaaaataaataaaatttaaaaaagaaaaaaggttCAAATCGCCATCACTTACACTGTCACTATGTGTTTAACACGTTTGTCATGACAGGATACGTGAAATAATTTTACAAACGCAGGATTTACCAGCGTTAGAATTTGCtttatgtttgtatgtaaataCTATAGTTTCTAATAACAACTCGCTCCGTGTGTTCCCGGTGAGCTATAACATAGACGTAAGCGATTGTTTAAGGGATTGGTGTGTTTTTATCAATAAGAACAAAAATTATCGTGGAACCATTTGCGATATCTTATAAGGACCTATTTCACTCACTCGTTCAATTTGGTGGTATGCTATCAAGTGAAACACTTTAGTTGGATTATCTCCCATTCGTCAAGAAAACTTCGATTACGGTTTCGTATCCCCGCCTGAGTTCTTTTGCTGTCAATATATATCGTCTTATCAACAACTTCAACAGTTTtcttaaggacggccttccctGTGTGTGAAACGcatgtgtgtgttgagtgtGTCTTGGGCTTCAGGTGTTTTTCGAGAAAATCGCAATTGTTCAAAAACTAAAGTCGCCATGCAAGTCGCACTTTCAGCATTTTAATTTCACCCTAAATGTCATTTTATCAGCTTAATACAGGAAATTtttcagggtacactttaacagaCTGCAGTCTATGTTCGTGTTTGCCTCTTTGCAATACCGTAGAACTGATTCCAACTTTATAGTGCTCTCTCACTGAACTATAATGCCGAAGACATCTACCAGAACATACACTTggcggtcacattatactataCATGAATAGTATGTCTCGTTCAGgagacagaaccaaaagcctgGAACAGGGACTTACGTTAAACTAAATGACAAACTTGAAGCAGTGTCGAGTGATATTACACACTGTAAAAATACATCCTCATG
This DNA window, taken from Pecten maximus chromosome 3, xPecMax1.1, whole genome shotgun sequence, encodes the following:
- the LOC117323829 gene encoding shematrin-like protein 2, whose amino-acid sequence is MKSSSAALIAICLCLGVSSVWGTGYNSYDTYGSLGGGYSMGYGKGYNGYGGGYGYGKGYGKGYGKGYTSTETVVRQPYMQAVAAPPPLDDQNGVFGLGVFELLILGLPLLLLLRESNTG